The proteins below come from a single Pieris brassicae chromosome 1, ilPieBrab1.1, whole genome shotgun sequence genomic window:
- the LOC123708024 gene encoding protein goliath-like isoform X1, which yields MRVGNLWSGLAVSWIVTFVQCHTAGSELESTRYGPAEERYGSDTYTIANINITYEDEHGEMFTDTSEVRKKHYVLHYSSGKYGEGIVSNAHGIAVHVRGRGPQGAHDHTGCQPPLISTAAPTRPLPTEPWIAVIRRGSCNFEIKVQNAWKANASAVLIYNDRDTPMLEKMKLSTDNGRNISAIFTYKWKGAEITRLVDNGTRVMIAIVRGQTFTHINNNINKTSVLFVSISFIVLMVISLAWLVFYYIQRFRYIHAKDRLSKRLCCAAKKALSKIPVKSLKTEDREVQGDGECCAICIEPYKVSETLRSLPCRHDFHKNCIDPWLLEHRTCPMCKMDILKYYGFVFTGSQESILQLDVEEARSRALSPAMSPARNRHPLTLLSSDNSYGEAHSERSSRASSPDHLVPPHGHRSNEESSSEEQEGCSQEEPNAGTSDA from the exons ATGCGTGTCGGAAATCTGTGGTCAGGCCTGGCTGTCAGCTGGATAGTGACGTTTGTTCAGTGTCATACGGCGGGAAGCGAATTGGAATCAACGAGATACGGTCCAGCCGAAGAGAGATATGGTAGTGATACATATACCATAgcgaatataaatataacatatgaGGATGAGCATGGCGAAATGTTTACAGATACATCTGAGGTGAGAAAGAAACACTACGTACTGCATTATTCC TCCGGGAAGTACGGCGAGGGGATAGTCAGCAATGCCCATGGCATAGCCGTGCACGTTCGTGGTAGGGGTCCACAGGGGGCCCACGACCACACGGGCTGTCAGCCTCCTCTGATCTCGACGGCTGCTCCCACGCGTCCGCTCCCAACTGAGCCTTGGATCGCCGTCATTCGCCGAGGCAGTTGCAATTTTGAGATCAAG GTGCAGAACGCTTGGAAGGCGAATGCGTCGGCGGTTCTCATATATAACGACAGAGACACACCGATGTTggaaaaaatgaaattatccACTGACAATGGGC gTAACATAAGCgctatatttacatacaagtGGAAAGGAGCGGAAATCACACGGCTGGTGGACAATGGAACTCGAGTTATGATCGCCATCGTACGGGGCCAAACATTTACacatatcaataataatattaataa GACTTCAGTGCTTTTCGTCTCGATCTCATTTATCGTGCTGATGGTAATCTCACTGGCGTGGCTGGTCTTCTACTATATACAACGCTTCAGATATATACACGCTAAAGACAGATTATCG AAGCGACTTTGCTGCGCCGCGAAAAAGGCTCTATCGAAAATACCAGTTAAAAGCCTGAAAACTGAGGACAGG GAGGTGCAGGGCGACGGTGAGTGTTGCGCCATTTGTATAGAGCCATACAAAGTGTCTGAAACGTTAAGATCTCTTCCTTGTAG ACACGACTTCCACAAGAACTGCATCGATCCTTGGCTACTGGAACACCGCACTTGTCCCATGTGCAAGATGGACATACTCAAGTATTACGGCTTCGTG TTCACGGGCAGTCAAGAGAGTATTCTGCAGTTGGATGTTGAGGAAGCCAGGAGTCGCGCGCTCAGTCCCGCCATGTCGCCAGCACGGAACAGACATCCGCTCACATtg CTATCATCCGACAACTCGTACGGTGAGGCCCACAGCGAGCGCAGTAGCCGCGCCTCTTCGCCTGACCATCTCGTGCCTCCACACGGACATAG GTCGAATGAAGAGTCGTCAAGCGAAGAACAGGAAGGTTGTTCGCAAGAAGAGCCGAACGCCGGCACTAGCGATGCCTGA
- the LOC123708024 gene encoding protein goliath-like isoform X2, with protein sequence MRVGNLWSGLAVSWIVTFVQCHTAGSELESTRYGPAEERYGSDTYTIANINITYEDEHGEMFTDTSESGKYGEGIVSNAHGIAVHVRGRGPQGAHDHTGCQPPLISTAAPTRPLPTEPWIAVIRRGSCNFEIKVQNAWKANASAVLIYNDRDTPMLEKMKLSTDNGRNISAIFTYKWKGAEITRLVDNGTRVMIAIVRGQTFTHINNNINKTSVLFVSISFIVLMVISLAWLVFYYIQRFRYIHAKDRLSKRLCCAAKKALSKIPVKSLKTEDREVQGDGECCAICIEPYKVSETLRSLPCRHDFHKNCIDPWLLEHRTCPMCKMDILKYYGFVFTGSQESILQLDVEEARSRALSPAMSPARNRHPLTLLSSDNSYGEAHSERSSRASSPDHLVPPHGHRSNEESSSEEQEGCSQEEPNAGTSDA encoded by the exons ATGCGTGTCGGAAATCTGTGGTCAGGCCTGGCTGTCAGCTGGATAGTGACGTTTGTTCAGTGTCATACGGCGGGAAGCGAATTGGAATCAACGAGATACGGTCCAGCCGAAGAGAGATATGGTAGTGATACATATACCATAgcgaatataaatataacatatgaGGATGAGCATGGCGAAATGTTTACAGATACATCTGAG TCCGGGAAGTACGGCGAGGGGATAGTCAGCAATGCCCATGGCATAGCCGTGCACGTTCGTGGTAGGGGTCCACAGGGGGCCCACGACCACACGGGCTGTCAGCCTCCTCTGATCTCGACGGCTGCTCCCACGCGTCCGCTCCCAACTGAGCCTTGGATCGCCGTCATTCGCCGAGGCAGTTGCAATTTTGAGATCAAG GTGCAGAACGCTTGGAAGGCGAATGCGTCGGCGGTTCTCATATATAACGACAGAGACACACCGATGTTggaaaaaatgaaattatccACTGACAATGGGC gTAACATAAGCgctatatttacatacaagtGGAAAGGAGCGGAAATCACACGGCTGGTGGACAATGGAACTCGAGTTATGATCGCCATCGTACGGGGCCAAACATTTACacatatcaataataatattaataa GACTTCAGTGCTTTTCGTCTCGATCTCATTTATCGTGCTGATGGTAATCTCACTGGCGTGGCTGGTCTTCTACTATATACAACGCTTCAGATATATACACGCTAAAGACAGATTATCG AAGCGACTTTGCTGCGCCGCGAAAAAGGCTCTATCGAAAATACCAGTTAAAAGCCTGAAAACTGAGGACAGG GAGGTGCAGGGCGACGGTGAGTGTTGCGCCATTTGTATAGAGCCATACAAAGTGTCTGAAACGTTAAGATCTCTTCCTTGTAG ACACGACTTCCACAAGAACTGCATCGATCCTTGGCTACTGGAACACCGCACTTGTCCCATGTGCAAGATGGACATACTCAAGTATTACGGCTTCGTG TTCACGGGCAGTCAAGAGAGTATTCTGCAGTTGGATGTTGAGGAAGCCAGGAGTCGCGCGCTCAGTCCCGCCATGTCGCCAGCACGGAACAGACATCCGCTCACATtg CTATCATCCGACAACTCGTACGGTGAGGCCCACAGCGAGCGCAGTAGCCGCGCCTCTTCGCCTGACCATCTCGTGCCTCCACACGGACATAG GTCGAATGAAGAGTCGTCAAGCGAAGAACAGGAAGGTTGTTCGCAAGAAGAGCCGAACGCCGGCACTAGCGATGCCTGA